A genomic stretch from Falco naumanni isolate bFalNau1 chromosome 4, bFalNau1.pat, whole genome shotgun sequence includes:
- the RAI1 gene encoding LOW QUALITY PROTEIN: retinoic acid-induced protein 1 (The sequence of the model RefSeq protein was modified relative to this genomic sequence to represent the inferred CDS: deleted 2 bases in 2 codons), with amino-acid sequence MQSFRERCGFHGNQQSYQPTSQDTSRLENYRHQSQAGPNCERQRLVAKEYYSQQQLPYSGYENSAVEKYHRGNKQLAGQQLQGRPAFSNYAVQENSPYPARYSGDESLQAWGGQPQALPGGVAKYEESLMKKTAALAGGRPYHEPAAASLPFRTHFQQQQQQQQQQQQQQQQPPALPYPKLQRQKLPNDVSSPMPFSQSPHFGQHSQSFPASSTYSSVPGSSQPAHSYKSCTAPSGQPPLERPLGSAASLAPGPRVPNLHGYQPNRIGYEQPPQPPPQPPQPPPPQPPQPPQPPQPPQPLQGRHHAPETLHYQNLAKYQHYNQPGQTYCQGDAPPVRTPEQYYQTFSPSASHSPARSVGRSPSYSSTPSPLMPNLENFQYSQQPLSAGAFPAGISDHSHFMPLLNPSPTDGTSPDTQSGNCKNLQKEKLPENLLSDLSLQSLTALTSQVENISNTVQQLLLSKAAVPQKKGIKTPARTPEQLKGQHCSPESSTYSAEQVGTPLSDPLSTPQSVHAETQDADYLSGSEDQLERSFLYCNQNRSPARVNSNSKAKPESVSTCSVTSPDDMSTKSDDSFQSIHASLPLETFTKYVTNERDCPRLLLSALSQEELASEIIVLQDAISEKADKAWANLPMLSKEATKSPFELENHRPCLDSMVKGTWPSQGDSSTLTEPLKLDKASGASAGKDFSEEVYEGPQVEFTAAETKDALKDAAPLAFNSKPSIPAATSSAGAAGYSCYSNTTANSVGSENTMEHFEWPEESLGEVCLRWKELQATDLPKGLFPSKLVGSCKEKKNACGLDLCDGEQSAKSEPAQDFGQQAMEEEEEETLTYDEAAKADSERWLQDTRHCCSAGDFSEIPIISSPELKESDLEAEEYSSLCELAGSEQKSVTYDTSSPKPPEMPPVLSSSEVPVSAEETVSTMEKESSGPATRLSGQSVILLGPAVGTETKVKSWFKSSLPHIQPEEESGGGEVSHPEAADAESAPSIAVKQQVGPENVLGKTEPVSRGKSLRNKKVHCRLPEGDGPGSAVLSPFDDLPAAGGMASACLGPDGQAEVLSKNAHSQTPRFPAEGLPARMCTRSFTALAEPRAPAPLEGLKAPPHQEKLGKKPACGIKQRVAFKARKRSSRPAPRVVQNASDAALLVPGLVVAEEMAGPTPPEGDVVEAGDRDQRSMILRSRTKTQEVFYTKRQRGKRAADVRLKNCKAPKKLISNNHLPPAFKLVAPGSPHKEGKVGPRMKLPKAGPGMGGKMSERPLHSLKRKSTFISPIPAKKRNLVLRSNSGSVKEEKPEAPPSLFKKMPVAKKVKAKLPPKSSGEAVPKPPPPKEAPDVCIKITSRAAFQEATKTKVLPPRKGRGLKLEAIVQKITSPNLKKFACKPSATAAAVAATAAAYGTSLSPAAAERERAVKHSGAALVVGDMRLPKPAAAQKVPTMPAAEQLCRNPNSRAPKGKLGGGKKLSADGCPGEACAPALGPQPSSNMAAKSLGLLPKKRNRKGKAAALGMAKEPLGPAPLPLPRERVAGPGGGGEEAPREGKKPKSEEKEVGGSEGPPEGRPTAGPARGPKPRANHSNYNGYSKRQRKRLAHGKAKAVPARCKSRGKRRRQAQQAPLLHPAEPEIRLKYISCKRLRTDSRAPPFAPYVRVERHGEFTTACTVINSPGEEARLQRGPAGPAPRPRAALPASSTMHMGPVVSKALSAACLVCCLCRNPANYKDLGDLCGPYYPEDCLPKKKSRLKEKARAEGPGEDAIPPAVAERAPRGTEGGCGASGKAARPEGAAEAAKQSTLRSSPRGMFRRLQSCYCCDERTEGEEAAEKPRRHECHKAESPPQEPAGDTQEHWLHEACAVWTAGVFLVAGKLYGLQEAVKAAADLKCSSCQQAGATVGCCQKGCPHTYHYACAVDTGCLLTEESFTLKCPKHKRQPL; translated from the exons ATGCAGTCCTTTCGAGAAAGGTGTGGTTTCCATGGCAACCAGCAGAGCTACCAGCCGACTTCACAAGATACATCACGCCTGGAGAATTACAGGCATCAAAGTCAGGCAGGGCCGAACTGCGAGCGGCAGAGGCTGGTGGCGAAGGAGTACTACAGTCAGCAGCAACTGCCGTACTCAGGCTACGAGAACAGCGCCGTGGAGAAATACCACCGGGGAAACAAGCAAttagcagggcagcagctgcaaggCAGGCCGGCCTTTTCCAATTACGCAGTGCAGGAGAACAGCCCCTATCCGGCCCGTTATTCGGGGGACGAGAGCCTGCAGGCGTGGGGCGGGCAGCCGCAGGCGCTGCCCGGCGGCGTGGCCAAGTATGAGGAGAGCCTGATGAAGAAGACGGCTGCGCTGGCGGGTGGCCGGCCATACCACGAGCCAGCGGCCGCCTCACTGCCCTTCCGGACtcactttcagcagcagcagcagcagcagcaacagcagcagcagcagcagcagcagcctcccgCACTCCCCTACCCCAAACTGCAGCGGCAGAAGCTGCCGAATGACGTCTCCTCACCCATGCCCTTCTCACAGAGCCCCCACTTCGGGCAGCACTCACagtccttccctgcctcctccaccTACTCCTCAGTGCCGGGCAGCAGCCAGCCCGCACACTCCTACAAGAGCTGCACAGCACCCTCGGGGCAGCCACCGCTGGAGCGGCCCCTGGGCAGCGCCGCCAGCCTGGCCCCTGGCCCCCGCGTGCCCAACCTGCACGGCTACCAGCCCAACCGCATTGGCTACGagcagcccccacagcccccgccgcagcccccgcaACCGCCACCACCGCAGCCCCCACAGCCACCGCAGCCGCCACAGCCACCGCAGCCCTTGCAGGGGCGGCATCATGCCCCGGAGACCCTCCACTACCAAAACTTGGCCAAGTACCAACATTACAACCAGCCAGGCCAGACCTATTGCCAGGGCGATGCGCCGCCCGTCCGGACACCAGAGCAGTACTACCAGACCTTCAGCCCCAGCGCCAGCCACTCGCCGGCTCGCTCTGTCGGCAGGTCCCCATCCTACAGCTCCACTCCCTCCCCGCTGATGCCCAACCTGGAGAACTTCCAGTACAGCCAGCAGCCGCTGAGTGCTGGCGCCTTCCCAGCCGGCATTTCCGACCACAGCCATTTCATGCCGCTGCTGAACCCTTCTCCCACTGACGGGACGAGCCCCGACACTCAATCTGGGAACTGCAAAAACTTGCAGAAGGAGAAGCTGCCTGAGAACTTGCTGTCAGACCTGAGCCTGCAGAGCCTGACGGCGCTCACCTCCCAGGTGGAGAACATCTCCAACACcgtccagcagctgctgctctccaaaGCAGCCGTGCCCCAGAAAAAGGGCATCAAGACCCCAGCGAGGACC CCCGAGCAGCTCAAggggcagcactgcagccccGAGAGCAGCACTTACTCGGCGGAGCAGGTGGGGACCCCCCTGTCCGACCCACTGAGCACCCCCCAGTCCGTCCATGCCGAGACGCAGGACGCCGACTATCTCAGCGGGTCGGAGGACCAGCTGGAGAGGAGCTTCCTGTACTGCAACCAGAACCGCAGCCCTGCCCGCGTCAATAGCAACTCTAAGGCAAAGCCCGAGTCGGTGTCCACCTGCTCCGTGACCTCCCCGGATGACATGTCCACCAAATCGGATGACTCCTTCCAGAGCATCCACGCCAGCCTTCCCCTGGAGACCTTCACCAAATATGTGACCAACGAACGGGACTGTCCCCGGCTGCTCCTCAGTGCCCTGtcccaggaggagctggcttCCGAGATCATCGTCCTGCAGGACGCCATCAGTGAGAAGGCGGACAAAGCCTGGGCCAACTTGCCCATGCTGAGCAAGGAGGCCACCAAGTCCCCTTTCGAGCTGGAGAACCACCGGCCCTGCCTGGACTCCATGGTGAAGGGCACCTGGCCCAGCCAGGGTGACTCCAGCACGCTCACTGAGCCCCTCAAGCTGGATAAGGCTTCGGGGGCCAGCGCGGGGAAGGACTTCAGTGAGGAGGTGTACGAGGGTCCCCAGGTGGAGTTCACAGCTGCCGAAACCAAGGATGCGCTGAAGGATGCTGCCCCACTGGCCTTCAACTCCAagcccagcatcccagcagcgACATCAAGCGCAGGAGCCGCTGGCTACAGCTGCTACTCGAACACCACCGCCAACTCGGTGGGGTCCGAGAACACCATGGAGCACTTCGAGTGGCCGGAGGAGAGCCTGGGAGAGGTGTGCCTGCGGTGGAAGGAGCTGCAAGCCACCGACCTCCCCAAGGGCTTGTTTCCCAGCAAATTGGTGGGCtcctgcaaggagaaaaaaaatgcctgcgGCTTGGATCTGTGTGATGGTGAGCAGTCAGCCAAGAGCGAGCCGGCCCAGGACTTTGGGCAGCAGGcgatggaggaggaggaggaggagacgCTGACCTACGATGAAGCGGCAAAGGCAGACAGCGAGAGGTGGCTGCAGGACACCCGgcactgctgctcagctggggacTTCAGCGAGATCCCCATCATCTCCTCGCCAGAGCTGAAGGAGTCGGACCTGGAGGCGGAGGAGTACTCCTCGCTCTGTGAGCTGGCTGGCTCGGAGCAGAAGTCGGTGACATATGACACCTCATCACCCAAGCCCCCGGAGATGCCCCCTGTGCTGTCCTCCAGCGAGGTGCCTGTGTCTGCTGAGGAGACCGTCAGCACAATGGAGAAGGAGAGCTCGGGTCCTGCCACACGCCTCTCTGGCCAGTCCGTCATCCTGCTGGGCCCTGCTGTGGGCACGGAAACTAAGGTGAAGAGCTGGTTCAagtcctccctgccccacatcCAGCCTGAGGAGGAGAGCGGTGGAGGGGAGGTGTCCCACCCGGAGGCAGCCGATGCCGAATCCGCCCCATCGATCGCAGTGAAGCAGCAGGTTGGCCCTGAAAATGTGCTGGGGAAGACGGAGCCTGTCTCGAGAGGCAAGAGCCTCCGCAACAAGAAGGTCCACTGCCGGCTGCCAGAGGGGGATGGCCCCGGCAGCGCCGTGCTGAGCCCCTTCGATgacctgccagcagctggtggcatGGCCAGCGCCTGCCTCGGGCCAGACGGCCAGGCGGAGGTACTGAGCAAGAACGCCCACAGCCAAACACCCCGGTTTCCTGCTGAGGGTCTGCCGGCACGCATGTGCACCCGCTCCTTCACCGCCCTCGCTgagccccgcgccccggccccacTGGAGGGGCTGAAGGCCCCCCCGCACCAGgagaagctggggaagaagcCCGCCTGTGGCATCAAGCAGCGGGTGGCTTTCAAAGCCAGGAAGCGCAGCAGCCGGCCGGCCCCCAGGGTGGTCCAAAACGCCAGCGACGCAGCCCTCCTGGTGCCCGGCTTGGTGGTGGCAGAGGAGATGGCAGGGCCGACGCCGCCAGAGGGGGACGTGGTGGAGGCGGGGGACAGGGACCAGCGGTCGATGATCCTGCGCTcccggacgaagacgcaggagGTTTTCTACACCAAGCGGCAGCGGGGCAAGCGGGCGGCTGACGTCCGGCTGAAGAACTGCAAAGCGCCCAAGAAGCTCATCTCCAACAACCACCTCCCGCCCGCCTTCAAGCTGGtggccccaggcagcccccacaAGGAGGGCAAGGTGGGTCCCCGGATGAAGCTGCCCAAAGCAGGGCCAGGCATGGGGGGCAAGATGTCCGAGCGGCCCCTGCACTCGCTGAAGAGGAAGTCCACCTTCATCTCCCCCATCCCCGCCAAGAAGAGGAATCTGGTCCTGCGGAGCAACAGTGGCAGCGTGAAGGAGGAGAAGCCGGAggccccccccagcctcttCAAGAAGATGCCTGTGGCCAAGAAGGTGAAAGCCAAGCTGCCTCCCAAGAGCTCCGGCGAAGCTGTCCCAAAGCCCCCCCCGCCAAAGGAGGCCCCCGATGTCTGCATTAAGATCACCTCCCGGGCGGCCTTCCAGGAGGCCACCAAGACCAAAGTGCTGCCTCCCCGCAAGGGCCGCGGCCTCAAGCTCGAGGCCATCGTCCAGAAGATCACCTCACCCAACCTGAAGAAGTTCGCCTGCAAACCATCGGCcacggcggcggcggtggcggccACAGCAGCTGCCTACGGCACCTCCCTGAGCCCGGCAGCGGCGGAGAGGGAGCGGGCAGTGAAGCACAGCGGGGCAGCCCTGGTGGTGGGCGATATGCGGCTGCCCAAGCCAGCAGCGGCACAGAAGGTGCCCACcatgccagcagctgagcagctctgccgAAACCCCAACAGCCGAGCACCGAAGGGGAAGCTGGGTGGCGGGAAGAAGCTCTCTGCTGATGGCTGCCCGGGCGAGGCCTGCGCGCCAGCCCTGgggccccagcccagctccaacATGGCAGCCAAGAGCCTGGGGCTCCTGCCCAAGAAGAGGAACCGCAAGGGCAAAGCAGCGGCGCTGGGCATGGCCAAGGAGCCCCTGGGCCCTGCACCACTGCCACTGCCGCGGGAGCGGGTGGCTGGCCCGGGTGGTGGCGGGGAGGAGGCACCAAGGGAGGGCAAGAAACCAAAGAGCgaggagaaggaggtggggGGCAGCGAGGGCCCTCCCGAGGGACGCCCCACTGCCGGGCCAGCGCGAGGGCCAAAGCCACGGGCCAACCACTCCAACTACAATGGCTACTCCAAGCGGCAGCGGAAGCGCCTGGCCCACGGCAAGGCCAAGGCGGTACCGGCGCGGTGCAAGAGCCGCGGCAAGCGGCGGCGGCAGGCCCAGCAGGCCCCGCTGCTGCACCCTGCCGAGCCCGAGATCCGGCTGAAGTACATCTCCTGCAAGCGGCTGCGGACGGACAGCCGGGCC CCCCCCTTTGCCCCCTATGTCCGTGTGGAACGGCACGGCGAGTTCACCACCGCCTGCACCGTCATCAACTCGCCCGGTGAGGAGGCCCGGCTGCAACGGGGACCAGCTGGGCCAGCGCCACGGCCgcgggcagccctgcccgccTCCTCCACCATGCACATGGGGCCGGTGGTGTCAAAGGCCCTGAGCGCTGCCTGCCTGGTCTGCTGCCTGTGCCGCAACCCTGCCAACTACAAGGACCTGGGGGACCTCTGCGGGCCCTACTACCCCGAGGACTGCCTGCCCAAGAAGAAGTCGCGGCTGAAGGAGAAGGCACGGGCAGAGGGGCCGGGCGAGGATGCCATCCCACCCGCCGTGGCCGAGCGGGCACCCCGAGGGACGGAGGGCGGCTGTGGTGCTAGTGGCAAGGCAGCGCGGCCGGAGGGTGCCGCCGAGGCGGCCAAGCAGAGCACGCTGCGCTCCAGCCCACGGGGCATGTTTCGtaggctgcagagctgctacTGCTGTGACGAGAGGACAGAGGGCGAGGAGGCGGCCGAAAAGCCCCGGCGGCACGAATGTCACAAGGCCGAGTCCCCGCCGCAGGAACCGGCGGGTGACACGCAAGAGCACTGGCTGCACGAGGCCTGTGCCGTATGGACCGCTGGGGTTTTCCTGGTGGCAGGGAAGCTCTACGGGCTGCAGGAGGCTGTCAAGGCGGCTGCCGACCTG AAGTGCTCGAGCTGCCAGCAAGCGGGAGCCACCgtgggctgctgccagaaggGGTGTCCCCACACCTACCACTACGCGTGTGCAGTTGACACAG GTTGCTTATTAACCGAAGAGAGCTTCACCCTGAAATGCCCCAAACATAAG AGGCAGCCGCTGTAG